TGCTCCACGAGTATATGTGATACGAAGCGGAAGAAGCAATCAAATATCTGGGTGAAGATGGAGAGTATTTTCAATTCTTCCGGAACCGGAATTACAATACGTTTTACATTTTCAGGTAGTTCCAGCTCGCTGTTCACGATGGCCACCTCTTCTGCGATGTCTTTCATGATCGCTTTTACCGGCACATTATTCTCCATGATGAGTATCACGTTTTCGCCATGTGGCATAAAGCGCAGATCATAATAGTAGAAGCAATGTAACAGCGGACTCAGATAACAATCCATGTATTGCTGAAGCCACGTCGTTGTATCCAAACCAGAAGCACGGATCAACGCGGGTAACATTGCCTGACCGTGTGCATCTACGTGCAGCAATGCGGCCATCGTCATCAAACGCTGTCCTGGTTGCAGTTTATTCACCGGACTTTCGCGCCATAGTGTGGCCAGCATCTTCTTATAGGCACTCTCTCCTTTGATCGCTGTTTCAAAGTAGTGATTTGTATATCCCATGGTAGCAGCTTCTTTCAGCATGGTGAAGCCCTTTTGCCGGAGGTAAGCGTCACCTTCTATGATCGCACTTACCCATTCATTGATACCTGGGGTGGTACGCATGTAGTATGGAGAAAGACCACGCATAAAGCCCATATTCAATATGGATAAGGCAGATTTGACATAAAATCGTTCCGGTGTGGTCACATTGAATAAGGTACGTACAGATTGCTGTGGCAGGTATTCATCTTTCCCATATCCGAGGCATACAAGATAATCCGCCGCTATATCAGGAGAAAAGATACTGGCCAGTTTATTATACCATTGCCACGGATGAATGGGCATCAGATAATAATCTTCTACCTGTAGACCTTTATCTTTTAGTATAGCATGAAATGTTTCTATGGTAGCAGCATCGAGTTCCTGTTGCAATACTTCTTCGTACTTCAGCGAGTCTATACCTGTAAACACAGTTCTGCTCTTATGACCTGCCAGCCATATAACAGGGAAAGGCGTAGCTGCTTCCGGTGCATATTTCCGATAGTCGACAGTATCATAACCGATACGGCCATTATTCGCAACGAAGCAAGGGTGACCTGCCATCATCGCGTGTTCTATATCCTGATAATCAGCAGTCGTCAGTTCAGCCGCGGTAGTCGTATTATAGGTATGCATGTAGGCACTACCATAGAGCGTACTGATGATCTCTTCCAGGTAGGTTGGCAACAATGCAGGATCAAAACCAAGTTGTTCACTGAACTCAGTAATAAAATGAACTGCATCCAGGGGAACCGTATTACCATTCACCTGTTTTTCCATAGACTCCGTATCTATATGCCAATGATCGAGGCTTAGTAACCTGGACTGAAAGCGGTAAGTGATACCTTCCGCGGGCGATAAACGATAGTGTCCCCAACCGGCTGCATCTGTATGCTCCAATACCGGAGTAATTAACAGTTCATGTGCAAATTCCGCAATGATCTTACGTACATGTAGTCGGTTCACTTTCAGCCAGGTGGCGGGTTGCAGATGGGCTACTGCTTCTGCTGCTGATATATTAATAAGTTGCTGAGTCATAAAAGGGGCTTTTATTGGCGCCATGCAGCGCCGGTTTTTTTGATGGTATTGAGGATGTAATGCACGTCTTCCATCGTGGTTAACGGATTCAGCATAGTGAACTTCAGATAGAAATTCCCATCTACCCGGGTACTCGCCACCAATACCAGACCGCTATTGAACATGGTCTTTTTAATATACTGATTCAATGCATCGAGATCTTCGGCTTTATACTGATCTGGTGCGTAACGGAACAGTATGACGCCCATATCAGAATAGCTCAGTAGTTCCAGTTCAGGATCTGCACTGATCACTTCCGCCGCCTTCTGAGCTGTTTCTATAATAGTTTCTGTATACGCACCCAGTTTCTGCTTACCCATCAGGCGCAGCGTGAACCATAGCTTTAACGCATCAAAACGACGGGTACTTTGCATAATGGACTTATTGATCTGATTCAGATCATCATAGTCCTCATCTTTAGGATTGAGATAGTCCACATGCATGCGTAACAGACGCAGATATTGTTTATCCTTCACGATAAAAGCACTACTGCTGATAGGCTGGAAGAATGATTTATGATAATCGATAGTAACAGAATGAGCTGATTCTATTCCATTCAACAGATGACGGTATTTATCAGTCAGCAGCAGGCCACATCCATAGGCAGCGTCTATGTGGAACCACAGTTTATACTTTGCGGCGATACGGCCAATGGATGCCAGCGGATCGAGGTTACCAAAGTCAGTTGTGCCGGCCGTTCCTACTACAGCGATCGGAATATTGCCCTGCTGTATCTCTCTGGCAATAGCTGCTTCGAGCAATGCTGCATCCATGCGAAAACGCTCATCGGTCTTAACTTCTACCAGCGCCTGTTCTCCAAGTCCCAGTAATGCAGCACCTTTATGGTTACTGAAATGTGCCTTTTCAGAGATGAAAATGCGGTAACGGGAAGCGTCAGCCGGCAAACCATATTTTTTGATATTGTGACCATCATGGGTAATAGCATAATGGTCTCTCGCCAGCAATAACCCCATCAGGTTACTCTGTGAACCACCAGCGGTAAATACACCATCCGCCACGCTGCCGAAACCGATCTCACGTGCAGTCCAGTTAATGAGCTGCTGTTCCATAAGTGTTCCACCTGCACTCTGATCCCAGGTATCCTGAGAGGAATTAATAGCGGCAATCAATACTTCCGCAGCTACTGCCGGTATAACCACAGGACAATTCAGATGCGCGATATACGCAGGTAGATGAAAAGCAGTAGCATGTTTTACATACAATTCCTGTACTTCATTCAGCAGACTTTCATAATCCGGCAAAGGCGTATCAAAGTCTACTGCAGCAAATGCAGCCTTTAGGGCTGCAGAAGATATACCGCTGAAAGGCTGGCGGTTCTGCTGCAGGAAATGAGTGACCAGTTCACGCGCGCCATTGATGGCCTGCTCATATTCAGCGGCTGAATCCTGGTGAAAAATATCTTTATAGGTTTCCTTTACAGGCAATACAATGTCCTGCAGGGGCTGTTGCCAGCCTGCAAATGCGGTCGTACTCATATTTGGATGCTATTTCCGGGTTTAATTAAAGATTTGCGAGGTGAGCATTATATACTTTACCATAATGCTCTTCCATGATGAGATATGGGTTTTCGGGGTGGGTCACTTCACGGATGTTAATAAGGCTGGTCTTGCTCATCATACGCAACATCAATCGACGTTCGCATTTAACCAGCTGACCATTTTCTTCCCGGAAGCCTGCCAGGAAAGCATTACGGCCATGCGCACAGAGATGATTATTGACAAAGATCAGATCACCTGATGCCGGAATGAAGTCATTGTATATTAACTGACGTGCTTCTTCCCAGAAACGTTTCAGATTGTTTAATGCTTCCGGGTCCTGCCTGGCATCTTCATTATAGATTTGCTCTGCAGCATCAAAACGCATAAAAGGAGCCGATTTACTGCCATACAGGACCGACGTGCGGGTATCTTCCCCTATAGCATCATCAGCCGCGTAATTGGCATCTTTCGGGCATTTGTAGATAGGCTTGAACAGTTCCTGTAATACGGCGTTAGGTCTGCCATGCGAACGGATTGAATATAACGTTGATGGTACACGTTCTTCATTACGCAGGAAAAGGAAACTCAGGAAATCTGCTGCATTGTGGAGGAACGCGTCTTCCGTATGCACAAAAAGATCTG
The DNA window shown above is from Chitinophaga agri and carries:
- a CDS encoding IucA/IucC family protein yields the protein MTQQLINISAAEAVAHLQPATWLKVNRLHVRKIIAEFAHELLITPVLEHTDAAGWGHYRLSPAEGITYRFQSRLLSLDHWHIDTESMEKQVNGNTVPLDAVHFITEFSEQLGFDPALLPTYLEEIISTLYGSAYMHTYNTTTAAELTTADYQDIEHAMMAGHPCFVANNGRIGYDTVDYRKYAPEAATPFPVIWLAGHKSRTVFTGIDSLKYEEVLQQELDAATIETFHAILKDKGLQVEDYYLMPIHPWQWYNKLASIFSPDIAADYLVCLGYGKDEYLPQQSVRTLFNVTTPERFYVKSALSILNMGFMRGLSPYYMRTTPGINEWVSAIIEGDAYLRQKGFTMLKEAATMGYTNHYFETAIKGESAYKKMLATLWRESPVNKLQPGQRLMTMAALLHVDAHGQAMLPALIRASGLDTTTWLQQYMDCYLSPLLHCFYYYDLRFMPHGENVILIMENNVPVKAIMKDIAEEVAIVNSELELPENVKRIVIPVPEELKILSIFTQIFDCFFRFVSHILVEHVNYPEEQFWALAAECIQRYQQLHPELEAKFKRSDLFADEIIKTCLNRLQIRNNQRMIEPNNPFKSQQFAGTFKNPLAAFKHKAVPVA
- a CDS encoding pyridoxal phosphate-dependent decarboxylase family protein; translated protein: MSTTAFAGWQQPLQDIVLPVKETYKDIFHQDSAAEYEQAINGARELVTHFLQQNRQPFSGISSAALKAAFAAVDFDTPLPDYESLLNEVQELYVKHATAFHLPAYIAHLNCPVVIPAVAAEVLIAAINSSQDTWDQSAGGTLMEQQLINWTAREIGFGSVADGVFTAGGSQSNLMGLLLARDHYAITHDGHNIKKYGLPADASRYRIFISEKAHFSNHKGAALLGLGEQALVEVKTDERFRMDAALLEAAIAREIQQGNIPIAVVGTAGTTDFGNLDPLASIGRIAAKYKLWFHIDAAYGCGLLLTDKYRHLLNGIESAHSVTIDYHKSFFQPISSSAFIVKDKQYLRLLRMHVDYLNPKDEDYDDLNQINKSIMQSTRRFDALKLWFTLRLMGKQKLGAYTETIIETAQKAAEVISADPELELLSYSDMGVILFRYAPDQYKAEDLDALNQYIKKTMFNSGLVLVASTRVDGNFYLKFTMLNPLTTMEDVHYILNTIKKTGAAWRQ
- a CDS encoding Fe(II)-2OG oxygenase family protein — protein: MIIDITEDEKLEITYIGKKLKRKYKSYDDPGFISMLHLNAYTLLPERIAKVLSSFGTDFSDQQYGAVVLRGLIEIGQDELGPTPRSWQETDYEKIMEYGFISSLLHGAVPSKPVEYFAQRKGGGLMHAIIPDENMSYTQTGSGSRTDLFVHTEDAFLHNAADFLSFLFLRNEERVPSTLYSIRSHGRPNAVLQELFKPIYKCPKDANYAADDAIGEDTRTSVLYGSKSAPFMRFDAAEQIYNEDARQDPEALNNLKRFWEEARQLIYNDFIPASGDLIFVNNHLCAHGRNAFLAGFREENGQLVKCERRLMLRMMSKTSLINIREVTHPENPYLIMEEHYGKVYNAHLANL